A genomic segment from Helicobacter sp. NHP19-012 encodes:
- a CDS encoding efflux RND transporter periplasmic adaptor subunit — MKAFIFLLCFCALQAYEEIALTPKQIESLGLKVVSLDQKFATRGLPFSAAIDFNNLNLKHTVIQSLSFNATVVAIYKNEGEFVHRGDLICEISSIDLSNLYFELQNNQNKLKVALDVSTKDHELYKQGVIAKREYQNSFLISEEMSLKVRQLETTFANFGIDPKDPLGLYGFRIIARNSGILSIAPKVLGEKILPFTTYIRISENNDLIARIKLPVSLSRYIKRGSQVFDQMGNAIGKIQSISVVLDKSSNTILATARIEAGNFHVGETTDVYIEGAKPKNSLFIPSSAVIKNDQDYLIFVRTKKGFMPTAVRVIEERNHVFVISSKNINPHAKVATGALVSLKGIVNNLGDDD, encoded by the coding sequence TTGAAAGCTTTCATTTTTCTTTTGTGCTTTTGTGCGTTGCAGGCTTATGAAGAGATTGCACTAACTCCCAAACAAATTGAAAGTTTGGGGCTTAAGGTGGTGTCTTTGGATCAAAAATTTGCCACACGCGGTCTGCCCTTCAGTGCCGCCATCGATTTTAATAACCTCAACCTCAAACACACCGTGATCCAAAGCCTAAGCTTCAACGCCACAGTCGTGGCGATTTACAAAAACGAGGGCGAGTTCGTGCATAGGGGCGATCTCATCTGCGAGATCAGCTCCATTGATTTGAGCAACCTTTACTTTGAGTTGCAAAACAACCAAAACAAATTAAAGGTCGCTTTAGATGTCAGCACTAAAGACCACGAACTTTACAAGCAGGGTGTGATCGCCAAGAGGGAATACCAAAACAGCTTTTTAATCAGCGAAGAGATGAGCCTTAAGGTGCGCCAACTCGAAACGACCTTTGCCAATTTTGGCATCGATCCTAAAGACCCTTTAGGGCTGTATGGGTTTCGAATCATCGCCCGCAACAGCGGAATTCTCTCCATCGCCCCCAAAGTCTTAGGCGAAAAGATACTGCCTTTCACGACCTACATCCGCATTTCAGAGAATAACGACCTCATCGCCCGCATAAAACTCCCCGTGAGCTTGTCGCGCTACATCAAGCGCGGGTCGCAGGTGTTCGACCAAATGGGCAACGCCATTGGTAAAATCCAAAGCATATCCGTTGTGCTAGACAAAAGCTCCAACACCATTTTGGCCACCGCCCGCATCGAGGCAGGCAATTTCCATGTGGGCGAGACGACCGATGTCTACATTGAGGGGGCAAAACCCAAAAATTCGCTTTTTATCCCCTCCAGTGCCGTCATTAAAAACGACCAAGATTATTTGATTTTCGTGCGCACAAAAAAGGGTTTCATGCCCACTGCAGTGCGGGTCATTGAAGAGCGCAACCATGTCTTTGTCATCAGCAGTAAAAACATCAACCCGCATGCCAAAGTCGCCACGGGGGCTTTGGTGAGCTTAAAGGGCATTGTCAATAACTTAGGGGACGACGATTGA
- a CDS encoding efflux RND transporter permease subunit, with protein sequence MLASLIEFALRQRVVVLICAFLLLLFGLYSFFTTPIDAFPDMSPTQVKIVLKLPGSSPEEMENNVVRPLELELLGLKGEKSLRSTSKYSVCDITIDFDDNMDIYLARNIVNEKLSLVLPDLPPDLEGGMEPIVTPLSDILMFTIDGNLDDIDKRQLLDFLIKPMLRTIPGIADVNSIGGFSRAFVVVPDFDDMARLGISISDLEHTLEANLSNSGAGRVDRDGETYLVKIQTIALTPEEIGDITISTKKGFLHIRDFAKVIVSSRTRLGFVTKNGIGETTEGLVLSLKGANSSTIIKAVRAKLDKEIKPLLPAGVHTHIFYDRSEFTKKAISTVTKTLIEAIVLIIITLFLFLGNFRASIAVGVILPLSLSVAFILIKLNHMTLNLMSLGGLIIAIGMLIDSAVVVVENAFEKLSTHTSTTKLHTIYRSSKEIAVSVVSGVIIIIVFFVPIMSLEGIEGKMFVPLATSIVFALLGTLVLAITVVPVISSMVLKVQAHKETPLTRFFYWLYTPTLQFALKNPKTMLIGALIFLVSSLSLFPFVGKTFMPNLDEGSSVLSVHTVPSISLDQSKDLVLRIEKTIKDKVKEVKMIVARTGSDELGLDLDGLNHTDMFISYLPKEQWSVKTKQELLDKILASLQDYKGINFAFTQPIEMRVSEMLTGVRGDLAIKVFGDDIEKLNDLSAQIVEVIKGIKGSDEVFTTLNKGVNYLYVTPDRDSMANVGITSDEFAKFLKSALEGIVVEYIPTGISRTPVIIRQNKDIASNATLLKSLEMTSNRGFAVPITSIANITEVDGPVAIVRENSKRVSVVRSNVVGRDLGGFVQEARQKIAEKVQLPPNYYITYGGQFENQERANKRLATVIPLSILVIFFILFFTFKSVPLSLLILLNVPFAITGGLIALFASHEYISVPASVGFIALFGIAVLNGVVMVGYFRELLRQGKSIEEVVFEGAKRRLRPVLMTACIAGLGLIPLLLSHGVGSEVQKPLAIVVLGGLATSSILTLLLLPPMFMLLAKKLKVV encoded by the coding sequence ATGCTAGCCTCTCTCATTGAATTTGCCCTAAGACAGCGTGTGGTTGTGCTCATTTGTGCCTTTTTGCTCTTGCTCTTTGGGCTTTACAGCTTTTTTACCACCCCCATAGATGCCTTTCCCGACATGTCTCCTACGCAGGTAAAGATCGTGTTAAAACTGCCGGGCAGTTCGCCCGAAGAGATGGAAAACAATGTCGTCCGCCCTTTGGAGTTAGAGTTGCTAGGGTTAAAGGGGGAGAAGTCCTTAAGGAGCACTTCTAAGTATTCCGTGTGCGACATCACGATCGACTTTGACGACAACATGGACATTTATTTAGCCCGTAACATTGTGAATGAAAAACTTTCCTTAGTGTTGCCCGACTTGCCCCCCGATTTAGAAGGGGGGATGGAGCCCATTGTAACCCCCCTATCTGACATCTTAATGTTTACGATCGATGGCAATTTGGACGACATTGACAAAAGGCAGTTATTAGACTTTCTCATCAAGCCCATGCTGCGCACGATCCCCGGGATTGCCGATGTCAATTCCATCGGGGGGTTTAGCCGTGCTTTTGTGGTGGTACCCGACTTCGACGACATGGCAAGGCTGGGCATTTCTATCAGCGATTTAGAGCACACCCTAGAGGCGAATTTAAGCAACAGCGGAGCGGGGCGGGTCGATCGCGATGGTGAAACCTACTTGGTTAAAATCCAAACCATCGCCCTAACCCCTGAGGAGATTGGCGACATCACCATCTCCACCAAAAAGGGCTTTTTACACATTAGGGATTTTGCTAAAGTCATTGTATCCTCACGCACAAGACTGGGCTTTGTCACGAAAAACGGGATCGGTGAAACCACAGAGGGGCTCGTGCTTTCGCTCAAAGGGGCAAACTCCAGCACCATCATTAAAGCCGTGCGTGCCAAACTAGACAAGGAGATCAAGCCCTTACTGCCCGCCGGCGTGCACACGCACATCTTTTACGACAGATCCGAATTTACAAAAAAAGCCATCAGCACCGTTACAAAAACCTTGATTGAAGCCATTGTACTCATCATCATCACGCTATTTTTATTCTTGGGTAATTTCCGCGCGAGCATCGCTGTGGGTGTGATCTTGCCCTTGAGTTTAAGTGTGGCGTTCATTCTCATCAAGCTCAACCACATGACCTTAAATTTAATGAGTTTGGGTGGGCTCATCATCGCCATAGGCATGCTCATCGACTCGGCGGTGGTGGTGGTGGAAAACGCCTTTGAAAAATTAAGCACCCACACCAGCACCACGAAACTCCACACCATTTACCGCTCCTCTAAAGAGATTGCCGTGTCCGTGGTGAGCGGGGTCATCATCATTATTGTGTTTTTCGTGCCCATCATGTCCTTAGAGGGCATTGAGGGCAAAATGTTTGTGCCCCTAGCCACTAGCATTGTGTTTGCGCTCTTGGGGACTTTGGTTTTAGCCATCACTGTGGTTCCGGTGATTAGCTCTATGGTGCTTAAAGTGCAGGCGCACAAAGAAACCCCACTCACGCGCTTTTTTTATTGGCTTTACACGCCCACTTTGCAATTTGCCCTCAAAAATCCCAAAACCATGCTCATCGGGGCGCTTATTTTTTTAGTATCTAGTCTGTCTCTTTTCCCCTTTGTAGGCAAGACCTTTATGCCAAACTTAGATGAGGGCAGTAGTGTTTTAAGTGTGCACACGGTGCCCTCCATCTCACTCGACCAATCTAAGGATTTGGTTTTACGCATTGAAAAGACCATTAAAGACAAGGTCAAAGAGGTGAAAATGATCGTGGCACGCACGGGCTCAGACGAGCTAGGACTGGACTTAGACGGGCTTAATCACACCGACATGTTCATCTCCTACCTCCCCAAAGAGCAATGGAGCGTGAAGACCAAGCAAGAGTTGCTAGACAAGATTTTGGCAAGCTTGCAGGATTACAAGGGGATCAACTTCGCTTTCACCCAGCCCATTGAAATGCGCGTGTCTGAAATGCTCACCGGCGTTAGAGGGGACTTGGCGATTAAAGTCTTTGGCGACGACATCGAAAAGCTCAATGACTTGAGTGCCCAGATTGTGGAGGTGATTAAAGGCATCAAGGGCTCGGACGAGGTGTTTACAACCCTAAATAAGGGTGTGAATTATCTGTATGTCACGCCAGATAGGGACTCTATGGCAAATGTAGGTATCACTAGCGATGAGTTTGCTAAGTTTTTGAAATCCGCCCTAGAGGGCATCGTTGTGGAGTACATCCCCACGGGCATTTCACGCACCCCGGTCATCATCCGCCAAAACAAGGACATCGCCTCGAATGCCACTTTATTAAAAAGCCTTGAGATGACTTCTAATAGAGGTTTTGCCGTGCCGATCACTTCTATTGCGAACATTACAGAAGTTGATGGTCCCGTGGCGATTGTGCGCGAAAACAGCAAGAGGGTGAGCGTGGTTCGAAGCAATGTCGTGGGGCGGGACTTGGGCGGTTTCGTGCAAGAGGCGCGCCAAAAGATCGCTGAAAAGGTGCAACTGCCCCCAAACTACTACATCACCTACGGCGGGCAGTTTGAAAACCAAGAGCGGGCAAACAAACGCCTAGCCACCGTGATCCCCTTAAGCATTTTAGTGATTTTCTTTATTTTATTTTTCACCTTTAAAAGCGTGCCTTTATCGCTACTCATTTTATTAAATGTCCCCTTTGCGATCACAGGCGGACTTATTGCCCTTTTTGCCAGCCATGAATACATCTCAGTGCCTGCCAGCGTGGGTTTCATCGCGCTCTTTGGGATTGCAGTGTTAAATGGTGTGGTGATGGTAGGCTATTTTAGAGAGCTACTAAGGCAAGGTAAGAGCATAGAAGAGGTTGTGTTTGAGGGGGCTAAAAGGCGTTTGCGCCCCGTGTTAATGACCGCGTGCATTGCCGGGCTAGGCTTAATCCCCTTGTTGCTCTCCCATGGCGTGGGCTCAGAAGTGCAAAAGCCCTTAGCGATCGTGGTTTTAGGCGGACTTGCCACTTCGAGCATTTTAACGCTCCTGCTCTTGCCCCCGATGTTCATGCTTTTAGCGAAAAAATTAAAAGTGGTGTGA
- a CDS encoding DUF3240 domain-containing protein — protein sequence MVLVEIYADLAIKDMIVDHLFAHGHEDFYFGECFAYATSTLLKSEKEQVSGRKDYGLFKLYLEEERADMLARQMQALSKEATLYLIPLGAISTPLA from the coding sequence ATGGTTTTAGTGGAGATTTATGCGGACTTGGCGATCAAGGATATGATCGTGGATCACTTGTTCGCCCACGGGCATGAGGATTTTTACTTTGGGGAGTGTTTTGCCTACGCCACTTCTACGCTGTTAAAAAGCGAGAAGGAGCAGGTGAGCGGACGCAAGGACTATGGGCTCTTTAAGCTCTATTTAGAAGAGGAGCGGGCGGACATGTTAGCTAGGCAAATGCAAGCCTTGAGTAAAGAGGCGACTTTGTATTTAATCCCCCTTGGGGCAATCTCCACACCCCTAGCTTAG
- a CDS encoding TolC family protein: protein MRLALLLWGLWLAALSGRSFTLAEFFKRVERNSMELIQKKATFISLLEEQKSTNAWDFPYISNETSMVRNYQGIAEAQPRTVLMITPKLPWVSRLLARSLSIKNVQYRKSYELSRNLAFIGAKRLYLNYILNIEKHNIYARREQIFHSQLDAAKAKVAAGSMSKKDYINFKNSYLESKLAKINMETLIINQERTLNTMLAIVDPIGQNARFSSFVDQEHQIKIPELKFEYVHLGEQALERVLQHSLYVQVLDLTAKDYRVNANLANRDVFHNFEFGLGTESYNSATNLSMEFYIPLPITPKNIHLKRKFMALENGARAQNEVMKRNIHINVNAYLDQLQTKERYIKIQIDAIDNKAKLMEMGRVAYEAQKIGLFEYLFYQNAYMDALIALAEARIEYVNITALLEETLGQTLTRIGNVY from the coding sequence ATGCGCTTAGCTTTGTTGTTGTGGGGGTTGTGGCTCGCAGCTTTAAGTGGGCGCAGTTTCACTTTAGCCGAGTTTTTTAAGCGGGTGGAGCGCAACTCTATGGAGCTCATCCAAAAAAAGGCAACTTTTATCAGCCTCTTAGAAGAGCAAAAATCCACCAATGCGTGGGACTTTCCTTACATCTCCAATGAAACCTCTATGGTGCGCAACTACCAAGGTATTGCAGAAGCCCAACCCCGCACGGTTTTAATGATCACGCCAAAGTTGCCGTGGGTTAGCCGTCTCTTAGCGCGCAGTTTATCCATTAAGAATGTGCAATACCGCAAGAGCTATGAACTCAGCCGTAATTTAGCTTTCATTGGGGCAAAAAGGCTGTATCTTAACTACATTTTAAACATCGAAAAACACAACATTTACGCTAGACGCGAACAAATCTTCCACTCCCAACTCGATGCGGCAAAAGCAAAAGTCGCCGCGGGGAGCATGTCTAAAAAAGACTACATCAACTTTAAAAACTCTTATTTGGAGTCCAAACTCGCTAAAATCAATATGGAAACACTCATCATTAACCAAGAGCGCACCTTAAACACCATGCTTGCCATCGTCGATCCGATCGGGCAGAACGCCCGTTTTTCTAGCTTTGTGGATCAAGAGCACCAAATTAAAATCCCTGAGTTGAAGTTTGAGTATGTGCATTTGGGCGAACAGGCGCTAGAAAGGGTTTTACAGCACTCTTTATATGTGCAAGTGTTGGATCTGACCGCCAAGGACTACCGTGTCAATGCGAATTTAGCTAATCGGGATGTTTTTCATAATTTTGAATTTGGTTTGGGGACAGAAAGCTATAACTCAGCCACCAATTTGTCGATGGAATTTTACATCCCCCTACCCATAACGCCCAAAAATATCCATTTGAAGCGCAAGTTTATGGCGTTGGAAAACGGCGCACGGGCGCAAAACGAAGTGATGAAGCGCAACATCCACATCAACGTCAACGCCTATTTAGACCAATTACAAACCAAAGAACGCTACATTAAAATCCAAATCGATGCGATCGACAATAAGGCAAAACTCATGGAAATGGGACGGGTTGCCTACGAGGCGCAAAAAATCGGGCTCTTTGAATATCTTTTTTACCAAAATGCCTACATGGACGCACTGATTGCTCTAGCTGAGGCGCGGATTGAATATGTCAATATCACCGCTCTTTTGGAGGAAACTTTGGGCCAAACCCTCACACGCATAGGGAATGTGTATTGA
- a CDS encoding NAD(P)H-dependent glycerol-3-phosphate dehydrogenase, producing the protein MRVAVFGGGAWGRALAFALGHKNSIQIVSRQDLTPLLMPLNKDLVLKGHEPITQCVLQEALEADLFVIAISVQHLRAWFERAKLPPHSRVLIAAKGVEIGGCFVSQIAEAFLDSQNICYLAGPSFAKEIVASLPCALAIHSNNATLASAYASCLPTFIRSYIHEDIRGAEIAGAYKNVIAIAAGVCDGLELGQGAKASLLSRGLVEMSRFGAHFGGKMETFLGLSGAGDLFLTANSVLSRNYRVGLGIAACKPLATIIEELQEVAEGIKTTKAIVQIATRESIHAPIAKELDLLLEGKNPLESMTALIKR; encoded by the coding sequence ATGCGCGTTGCGGTTTTTGGCGGAGGGGCATGGGGACGGGCTTTAGCCTTTGCTTTGGGGCATAAAAACTCCATCCAAATCGTTTCAAGACAGGATTTAACGCCCTTACTCATGCCCTTAAACAAAGACTTAGTGCTAAAGGGGCACGAGCCCATCACGCAATGTGTGTTACAAGAGGCGTTAGAGGCGGATTTATTTGTCATTGCCATCAGCGTACAGCATTTGAGGGCGTGGTTTGAAAGGGCAAAACTGCCCCCCCACTCTCGGGTGTTGATCGCCGCTAAGGGGGTTGAGATCGGGGGGTGTTTTGTGAGCCAAATTGCCGAGGCGTTTTTAGACAGCCAAAACATTTGTTATTTGGCAGGCCCTAGCTTTGCTAAAGAGATTGTGGCAAGCTTGCCCTGTGCTTTAGCGATACACTCCAACAATGCCACGCTGGCTAGTGCCTATGCTAGCTGTTTGCCCACCTTCATCCGCTCTTACATCCACGAGGACATTAGGGGAGCTGAGATCGCCGGGGCATATAAAAATGTGATCGCTATCGCCGCTGGGGTGTGCGATGGGCTGGAGTTAGGGCAGGGGGCTAAGGCGAGTTTGCTCTCAAGGGGGCTTGTGGAAATGAGCCGTTTTGGGGCACATTTTGGGGGCAAAATGGAAACTTTTTTAGGCTTGTCTGGGGCGGGGGATTTGTTTTTAACCGCCAATTCTGTGCTTTCACGCAATTACCGCGTAGGGCTAGGCATCGCCGCTTGCAAGCCCTTAGCCACGATTATAGAAGAGTTGCAAGAAGTCGCTGAGGGGATCAAAACCACCAAAGCCATCGTGCAAATCGCCACAAGGGAGAGTATCCACGCCCCCATTGCTAAAGAATTAGACCTGCTTTTAGAGGGCAAGAACCCCCTAGAGAGCATGACCGCCTTAATCAAACGCTAA
- the glyS gene encoding glycine--tRNA ligase subunit beta, whose translation MDQALLVEILLEELPAKPLLQEFPHMLDKWQTLLSAHDLSTDTRLHYTPTRLVLHAPNFPTHTPTSTQEFFGPPVAVGVTDNALNAIGQGFYTKLNLEVPRMWQTATKNNKEVLYACMQIAPKPTTPLLDSLILNFLQALDFGKSMAWGEVKARFIRPVHNICVLFGSDEVPLPLCQETFLCTTKRATKLHFSKGFGWHKTPNIDAYFDTLEQGKVILDPKAREVKILNEIHALEQEHGFKVQVDSDLLAEVVAITSYPTALYGKFDPTFLSLPPEITTTSMQEHQRYFAIFKEGVLHAGFIVVGNTPLDNPTDFKDIVAGNEKVLKARLSDAMFFYENDLKSPFRPQNTGLEQIAFVQGLGTLASKVQREQTIGQALAQKYAPNLQEDLKEALSLSKLDLLSEVVYEFPELQGIMGGYYAKAKGYKESVCTALKEQYLPSAENAPLPSSLLGALVSLSHKFDSLLALFSVGKIPTGSKDPFALRRACNGILRICLHFNLPLDLQIDTQELAKNYQSFNTALLRDFALERLSHILENIPGYSLNIYKAVLSGIAQSQGAYEVCQIAQKVQALATFLETTQTREFVAVFKRVANITQNYKPDLEPSPKLFKDPSEHALYNAFYALQARKFKDYLEQLHALFALKEPLEVFFDNVLVNDPDLAVQNNRKSLLGAIYRAFLGIAEAKEL comes from the coding sequence TTGGACCAAGCCCTCCTTGTTGAAATCTTGTTAGAAGAGTTGCCCGCTAAGCCCCTTTTGCAAGAATTCCCCCACATGCTAGACAAATGGCAAACCCTTTTAAGCGCACACGACTTAAGCACCGATACCAGGTTGCACTACACCCCCACAAGGCTTGTGTTGCATGCCCCAAATTTCCCCACCCACACGCCCACAAGCACACAAGAGTTTTTCGGTCCGCCTGTGGCTGTGGGTGTAACAGACAATGCCCTAAACGCCATAGGGCAAGGCTTTTACACAAAATTGAACTTGGAAGTGCCTCGTATGTGGCAAACAGCCACAAAAAATAATAAAGAAGTTTTATACGCTTGCATGCAAATTGCGCCCAAGCCCACAACTCCCCTCCTAGACAGCCTCATTTTAAACTTCTTGCAAGCCCTAGACTTTGGCAAAAGCATGGCGTGGGGGGAGGTCAAAGCCCGCTTTATCCGCCCCGTGCATAATATTTGCGTGCTTTTTGGCAGTGATGAAGTCCCCTTGCCCCTTTGCCAAGAAACCTTTTTATGCACCACAAAGCGCGCCACAAAATTGCACTTCTCCAAAGGCTTTGGCTGGCACAAAACCCCTAACATAGACGCTTATTTTGACACCTTAGAACAAGGTAAAGTCATTTTAGACCCCAAAGCTCGAGAAGTGAAAATCTTAAACGAAATCCACGCCCTAGAACAAGAGCATGGGTTTAAGGTGCAAGTGGATAGCGATTTGCTCGCCGAAGTCGTGGCGATCACAAGCTACCCCACCGCCCTTTATGGCAAATTTGACCCCACATTTTTAAGCCTACCCCCTGAAATCACCACCACCTCCATGCAAGAGCACCAACGCTACTTTGCCATTTTTAAAGAGGGGGTTTTGCACGCGGGCTTTATTGTAGTCGGCAACACGCCCTTAGACAACCCTACCGACTTTAAAGACATTGTGGCGGGCAATGAAAAGGTGCTAAAAGCACGCCTTAGCGATGCCATGTTTTTTTATGAAAACGACTTGAAAAGCCCCTTTAGACCGCAAAATACAGGCTTAGAACAAATCGCCTTTGTGCAAGGGCTAGGCACACTCGCTAGCAAAGTCCAAAGGGAGCAAACGATCGGGCAAGCCCTCGCACAAAAATACGCCCCAAATTTACAAGAAGACTTAAAAGAAGCCTTGAGTTTGTCTAAGCTCGACCTGCTTAGCGAAGTGGTCTATGAATTTCCCGAATTACAAGGGATCATGGGGGGCTATTACGCCAAAGCCAAGGGCTACAAAGAGAGCGTTTGCACCGCCCTAAAAGAGCAATACCTCCCAAGTGCCGAAAACGCCCCCTTGCCCTCTAGTCTTTTGGGGGCGTTGGTGTCTTTAAGCCACAAATTCGATAGCCTCTTAGCCCTTTTTAGCGTGGGGAAAATCCCCACAGGCTCTAAAGACCCCTTTGCCTTGCGCCGCGCGTGCAATGGCATTTTACGCATTTGTTTGCATTTCAATTTGCCTCTTGATTTGCAAATAGACACCCAAGAGCTGGCTAAAAATTATCAAAGTTTTAACACCGCCCTTTTAAGGGATTTTGCGCTAGAACGCCTAAGCCACATTTTAGAGAACATCCCCGGTTATAGCCTAAATATTTATAAGGCCGTGCTCTCAGGCATCGCCCAAAGCCAAGGGGCTTATGAAGTCTGCCAAATCGCCCAAAAGGTTCAAGCTTTAGCCACTTTCTTAGAAACTACGCAAACTAGGGAATTTGTGGCGGTGTTTAAAAGGGTGGCAAACATCACACAAAATTATAAGCCAGATTTAGAGCCCAGCCCAAAACTCTTTAAAGACCCTAGCGAACACGCCCTTTACAACGCTTTTTATGCTTTGCAAGCTAGAAAGTTCAAGGATTATTTAGAGCAACTACACGCCCTGTTTGCGCTTAAAGAGCCTTTGGAAGTGTTTTTTGACAATGTGCTTGTCAATGACCCCGATTTGGCTGTGCAGAACAACCGCAAAAGCCTACTAGGGGCGATTTATCGGGCATTTTTAGGCATTGCGGAAGCCAAAGAATTGTAG